In the genome of Raphanus sativus cultivar WK10039 chromosome 4, ASM80110v3, whole genome shotgun sequence, one region contains:
- the LOC108851344 gene encoding auxin-responsive protein IAA29-like — protein MELDLDLSLSPHTNSSKFGFGFDLNKHCATVGVMSCLNTKQTRSESMFWLDNMEEDCYVPKPCSFSLNGQPDEEEEDHLESDSSIVDDEEENSEVVGWPPVKSCMTKYHNYRHHSRNHPYHHHGRRTNIANPTATTERVRPSSSVSWSSSSLRSSMYVKVKMDGVAIARKVDIKLFNSYESLTGFLITMFSQYQDCDREDTSYKFTFQGKEGDWLLPGDVPWKIFAESVHRISIIRDCPCAYTRLLF, from the exons ATGGAGTTGGATCTTGATCTCTCTCTTTCACCTCATACTAATTCTTCAAAATTTGGGTTTGGCTTTGACCTCAACAAGCATTGCGCTACTGTGGGCGTTATGTCGTGTTTGAATACGAAACAAACGCGTTCTGAGTCGATGTTTTGGTTGGATAATATGGAAGAAGATTGTTATGTGCCAAAACCATGTTCGTTTTCTTTGAATGGCCAGCctgacgaggaagaagaagatcatcTGGAATCAGACTCCTCTATTGTTGACGA TGAGGAGGAAAATAGCGAAGTCGTGGGGTGGCCACCAGTAAAGTCATGTATGACAAAGTATCATAATTATCGTCACCATAGTCGTAATCACCCATATCACCATCATGGTAGGAGGACCAACATAGCTAATCCAACGGCTACAACTGAAAGAGTTAGACCATCATCATCGGTATCAtggtcatcatcatcattgagATCCTCAATGTATGTTAAGGTGAAGATGGATGGTGTGGCAATAGCCAGAAAGGTTGACATCAAGCTTTTCAACTCTTACGAGTCTCTCACTGGCTTCTTGATCACCATGTTTAGTCAAT ACCAAGATTGTGACAGAGAAGATACAAGTTACAAATTCACCTTCCAGGGGAAAGAGGGCGACTGGCTATTACCAGGGGATGTTCCATGGAA GATCTTTGCTGAGTCTGTTCATCGAATATCAATAATTAGAGATTGCCCGTGTGCATATACACGGCTGTTGttctaa
- the LOC108851338 gene encoding uncharacterized protein LOC108851338, which produces MPRPGPRPYDCIRRAWHSDTHQPMRGLLIQEIFRIVCEIHSQSTKKNNEWQEKLPVVVLRAEEIMYSKANSEAEYMDMNTLLDRANDAINTIIRLDETTETGEFLQPCIEAALHLGCTPRRASRSQRNINPRCYLSQDSTKLNSIMSPQYQVFLKQNNFASKTLPVKNFHNDVQIKKCPVSKHSSYPLCYSLRVPSLPVYNNVTDSCKSDKNRREVSVKDASNGITFGGCDLSLRLGPLGDDISSPTQKRSKISSNNNKG; this is translated from the exons ATGCCGAGGCCAGGGCCAAGACCGTACGACTGTATCAGAAGAGCTTGGCATAGTGACACACACCAACCCATGAGGGGTTTGCTCATCCAAGAGATTTTCAg GATTGTTTGTGAGATTCACAGCCAATCCACCAAGAAGAACAATGAATGGCAAGAGAAGCTCCCTGTGGTTGTCTTGAGAGCTGAAGAAATCATGTATTCCAAAGCCAATTCTGAG GCTGAGTATATGGACATGAATACACTTTTGGACCGTGCAAACGACGCCATTAACACCATAATCCGACTCGATGAAACCACTGAAACTGGGGAGTTTCTTCAGCCTTGTATTGAAG CTGCATTGCATTTGGGTTGCACGCCAAGAAGAGCTTCAAGAAGCCAACGGAACATAAACCCGAGATGTTATCTTAGCCAAGACTCAACTAAGTTGAACAGCATTATGTCGCCGCAATACCAAGTCTTCCTGAAACAGAACAACTTTGCTTCAAAGACTCTTCCAGTTAAGAACTTTCACAACGATGTTCAGATCAAGAAATGCCCTGTCTCCAAACACTCAAGCTACCCTTTGTGCTATTCACTCAGAGTTCCTTCTTTGCCAGTCTATAACAATGTCACTGACTCGTGCAAGTCCgacaagaacaggagagaggtGAGTGTGAAAGATGCAAGTAATGGCATTACCTTTGGTGGTTGTGATCTATCTCTGCGCTTAGGCCCTCTTGGAGATGATATCAGTTCTCCTACTCAAAAACGGAGTAAGATAAGCAGTAACAACAACAAAGGCTAA
- the LOC108851330 gene encoding glycosyltransferase BC10: MLSPTLFPLFCALFLCLPVAVIFTVQRELTGVASPEFGFRSLSVFSLYARNVPDASPPPPPAIPKDDEPLLRLASHVNPNLPPGSTRKVAFMYITTTPLPFAPLWEMFFNGSSSTDLYNVYIHADPTRDYDPGFSGVFSNRVIHSKLSERYTPTLAAAARRLLAHALLDDPRNYMFALFSPSCVPIHSFDFTYKTLVSSRKSFIEILKDEPWQFERWAARGDDAMLPEVRLEDFRIGSQFWALTRRHARMVARDRRIWEKFDKTCVREDTCYPEENYFPTLLSMRDPRGCVPATLTHVDWTVSDGGHPRMYEAEEVAPELIVRLRETRPRYGEDGINGSVSERSDPFLFARKFSPEALEALLGMAKGVLFNDSACGA, encoded by the coding sequence ATGCTGTCTCCGACGCTGTTCCCTCTCTTCTGCGCTCTGTTCCTCTGTCTACCAGTCGCAGTCATCTTCACAGTCCAGCGAGAACTCACCGGCGTCGCCTCGCCGGAGTTCGGTTTCCGCTCTCTCTCCGTCTTCTCTCTCTACGCTCGAAACGTCCCCGACgcttctcctcctccgccgccggcGATTCCCAAAGACGACGAGCCTCTTCTCCGACTCGCTTCGCATGTCAACCCGAATCTCCCGCCCGGGTCGACCCGGAAAGTGGCGTTCATGTATATAACCACAACGCCTCTCCCGTTCGCGCCTCTGTGGGAGATGTTCTTCAACGGAAGCTCCTCCACGGATCTCTACAATGTCTACATCCACGCGGATCCGACCCGGGATTACGACCCGGGTTTCTCAGGAGTGTTTTCCAACCGGGTGATCCACTCGAAACTGTCGGAACGTTACACGCCAACTCTCGCTGCCGCGGCGCGTCGGTTACTAGCACACGCGCTTCTCGACGATCCAAGAAATTACATGTTTGCCCTCTTCTCGCCTTCGTGCGTACCGATACACTCCTTCGACTTCACTTACAAGACTCTGGTCTCCTCTCGGAAGAGCTTCATCGAGATACTCAAGGACGAGCCGTGGCAGTTCGAGAGGTGGGCGGCGCGAGGGGACGACGCGATGCTGCCGGAGGTGAGGCTGGAAGATTTTCGGATCGGGTCACAGTTCTGGGCTCTGACGCGGAGACACGCGCGGATGGTGGCGCGTGATCGGCGGATATGGGAGAAGTTCGACAAGACGTGCGTGAGGGAAGACACGTGCTATCCCGAGGAGAATTACTTTCCTACCCTTTTGAGCATGAGGGACCCGCGCGGGTGTGTCCCCGCTACTCTCACCCACGTGGACTGGACCGTCAGCGACGGGGGTCACCCGAGGATGTACGAGGCGGAGGAAGTTGCGCCTGAGCTGATCGTGCGGCTGAGGGAGACTAGACCGAGGTACGGTGAGGATGGGATCAACGGTTCGGTGAGTGAGAGGAGTGATCCTTTTCTGTTCGCTAGGAAGTTTTCTCCCGAAGCGCTCGAGGCGTTGTTGGGTATGGCTAAGGGAGTGTTGTTCAATGACTCGGCCTGTGGTGCGTGA